In the Thermoanaerobaculia bacterium genome, one interval contains:
- a CDS encoding YebC/PmpR family DNA-binding transcriptional regulator, with protein sequence MSGHSKWSTIKHKKGAADAKRGRIFTRLIKELTVAAREGGGSVDTNARLRKAVDDAKAANMPADNIKRAIQRGTGELPGVQYEEVVFEGYGPGGAAIFIEALTDNKNRTLPEIRHMFTKNGGNLGESGCVRFMFDKKGYIAVERDKVAEDRLMELALEAGADDLATDDPEYFEIYTSPESLAEVKQALEAKGVAVAAAEVSMIPQTPVKLDDAKSAQLMKLMEAIEEHDDVQNVWTAAELPESA encoded by the coding sequence ATGTCGGGGCACAGCAAATGGAGCACGATTAAGCACAAGAAGGGCGCGGCGGACGCCAAGCGCGGCCGCATCTTCACGCGCCTCATCAAGGAGCTCACGGTCGCGGCGCGCGAGGGCGGAGGAAGCGTGGACACCAACGCGCGCCTTCGCAAGGCGGTCGACGACGCGAAGGCGGCGAACATGCCCGCCGACAACATCAAGCGCGCGATCCAGCGCGGCACGGGCGAGCTGCCGGGCGTCCAGTACGAGGAGGTCGTCTTCGAAGGATACGGCCCCGGCGGCGCCGCGATCTTCATCGAGGCTCTCACCGACAACAAGAACCGCACGCTTCCCGAGATTCGCCACATGTTCACCAAGAACGGCGGGAACCTCGGCGAGAGCGGCTGCGTCCGCTTCATGTTCGACAAGAAGGGCTACATCGCCGTCGAACGCGACAAGGTCGCCGAGGACCGCCTGATGGAGCTCGCGCTCGAGGCGGGCGCCGACGACCTCGCGACCGACGATCCCGAGTACTTCGAGATCTACACGTCGCCCGAGTCGCTCGCCGAAGTGAAGCAGGCGCTCGAGGCGAAGGGGGTCGCCGTCGCGGCGGCCGAGGTCTCGATGATTCCGCAGACCCCCGTCAAGCTCGACGACGCGAAGAGCGCGCAGCTGATGAAGCTGATGGAAGCGATCGAAGAGCACGACGACGTCCAGAACGTCTGGACGGCGGCGGAGCTCCCCGAGTCGGCCTAG